One window from the genome of Anguilla rostrata isolate EN2019 chromosome 5, ASM1855537v3, whole genome shotgun sequence encodes:
- the LOC135255371 gene encoding anti-apoptotic protein NR13-like yields the protein MSSRLWKETLILAEDYIDFCVGNKRTPPSEQAEAMRHLASEMEQKYQCRFHSLLQTFLGACGPEPSTSLKKVMVELVGDGKLNWGRVVSLFTFTGVLARELYSRGEDKDCSRRLAETIADYLGTEQQDWLVQNEGWEGFNKFFRRRGEVSQESSMKTALFAAAGVGIAGLTFLLVR from the exons ATGTCCAGTCGGTTGTGGAAAGAAACTTTGATTTTGGCAGAAGATTACATCGACTTCTGTGTTGGAAACAAAAGGACACCTCCCAGCGAGCAAGCCGAAGCTATGCGCCACCTCGCCAGCGAAATGGAGCAGAAATACCAATGCAGATTCCACTCTCTTCTGCAAACGTTCCTGGGGGCTTGTGGACCGGAGCCCAGCACAAGTTTGAAAAAGGTGATGGTAGAGCTAGTAGGAGATGGAAAATTAAATTGGGGAAGGGTCGTGTCTCTCTTCACTTTCACGGGAGTCCTGGCAAGGGAACTGTACTCCCGAGGAGAGGATAAAGACTGCAGCAGAAGACTTGCGGAGACTATTGCTGACTACCTTGGAACGGAACAACAAGATTGGCTGGTCCAAAATGAAGGCTGG GAGGGATTCAACAAGTTTTTCCGCAGGAGAGGGGAGGTGAGCCAGGAATCGTCCATGAAGACTGCACTGTTCGCTGCAGCCGGTGTGGGGATTGCAGGGCTGACTTTTCTCCTTGTGCGCTAG
- the LOC135255370 gene encoding guanine nucleotide-binding protein subunit beta-5 isoform X3 gives MPSRPLTPIRARMACQGLAPNETLTTLKTESDNLKTKLEEERAKLHDVELHQVAEKVEALGQFVMKTRRTLKGHGNKVLCMDWCKDKRRIVSSSQDGKVIVWDAFTTNKEHAVTMPCTWVMACAYAPSGCAVACGGLDNKCSVYPLSLDKNENLAAKKKSVAMHTNYLSACSFTNSDMQILTSSGDGTCALWDVESGQLLQSFHGHAADVLCLDLAPSETGNTFVSGGCDKKANVWDMRSGQCIQSFETHESDINSVRYYPSGDAFASGSDDATCRLFDLRADREVAIYSKDSIIFGVSSVDFSLSGRLLFGGYNDYTINVWDVLKGTRVSILFGHENRVSTLRVSPDGTAFCSGSWDHTLRIWA, from the exons ATGCCTTCACGACCCCTTACACCAATAAGAGCCCGG atgGCATGTCAGGGACTAGCGCCAAACGAGACCCTGACGACACTGAAAACGGAGTCGGATAACCTGAAGAcgaagctggaggaggagagagccaAACTACACGATGTTGAAC TGCATCAGGTGGCAGAGAAGGTGGAGGCGCTGGGACAATTTGTCATGAAAACAAGGCGAACGCTTAAGGGCCACGGAAATAAAGTTCTGTGCATGGATTGGTGCAAAGACAAACGAAGGATTGTCAGTTCCTCTCAG GATGGAAAAGTGATTGTATGGGATGCTTTCACAACGAATAAG GAACATGCAGTGACCATGCCCTGCACCTGGGTGATGGCATGTGCTTACGCCCCCTCTGGCTGTGCAGTGGCCTGTGG AGGTTTGGACAACAAGTGTTCTGTGTACCCTCTGTCTCTGGACAAGAATGAGAACTTGGCTGCCAAGAAGAAGTCTGTGGCCATGCACACCAACTATCTGTCAGCATGCAGCTTTACGAACTCTGACATGCAG ATTCTGACATCGAGCGGAGATGGGACATGTGCCCTGTGGGATGTGGAGAGTGGGCAGCTGCTGCAGAGTTTCCATGGCCACGCTGCAGATGTCCTCTGCCTAGACTTGGCCCCCTCAGAGACAGGCAACACCTTTGTCTCAGGA GGCTGCGACAAGAAGGCCAATGTGTGGGACATGCGCTCAGGGCAGTGCATCCAGTCCTTTGAAACCCACGAATCAGACATCAACAGTGTCAG GTACTATCCCAGTGGAGATGCATTTGCATCTGGCTCAGATGATGCCACT tgtcgTCTTTTTGACCTCCGCGCAGATAGGGAAGTAGCGATCTATTCTAAAGACAGCATCATCTTTGGAGTGTCCAGTGTTGACTTCTCTCTCAGTG gTCGCCTTCTATTTGGTGGGTACAATGATTATACCATCAACGTGTGGGATGTGCTGAAAGGAACTAGAGTGTCAATCCTCTTCGGACATGAGAATCGTGTCAGCACCCTTCGTGTTTCCCCAGATGGAACAGCTTTCTGCTCTGGATCCTGGGACCATACTCTTAGG ATCTGGGCTTAA
- the LOC135255370 gene encoding guanine nucleotide-binding protein subunit beta-5 isoform X2 gives MCDQTFLAVTFGPCDKCSLTKPLMNIYLKNEPINYCSLCVEEMACQGLAPNETLTTLKTESDNLKTKLEEERAKLHDVELHQVAEKVEALGQFVMKTRRTLKGHGNKVLCMDWCKDKRRIVSSSQDGKVIVWDAFTTNKEHAVTMPCTWVMACAYAPSGCAVACGGLDNKCSVYPLSLDKNENLAAKKKSVAMHTNYLSACSFTNSDMQILTSSGDGTCALWDVESGQLLQSFHGHAADVLCLDLAPSETGNTFVSGGCDKKANVWDMRSGQCIQSFETHESDINSVRYYPSGDAFASGSDDATCRLFDLRADREVAIYSKDSIIFGVSSVDFSLSGRLLFGGYNDYTINVWDVLKGTRVSILFGHENRVSTLRVSPDGTAFCSGSWDHTLRIWA, from the exons ATGTGTGACCAAACTTTCCTGGCCGTTACATTCGGCCCTTGCGATAAGTGCTCCCTGACCAAGCCTCTGATGAACATCTACCTGAAGAATGAACCAATCAATTACTGCTccctgtgtgtggaggag atgGCATGTCAGGGACTAGCGCCAAACGAGACCCTGACGACACTGAAAACGGAGTCGGATAACCTGAAGAcgaagctggaggaggagagagccaAACTACACGATGTTGAAC TGCATCAGGTGGCAGAGAAGGTGGAGGCGCTGGGACAATTTGTCATGAAAACAAGGCGAACGCTTAAGGGCCACGGAAATAAAGTTCTGTGCATGGATTGGTGCAAAGACAAACGAAGGATTGTCAGTTCCTCTCAG GATGGAAAAGTGATTGTATGGGATGCTTTCACAACGAATAAG GAACATGCAGTGACCATGCCCTGCACCTGGGTGATGGCATGTGCTTACGCCCCCTCTGGCTGTGCAGTGGCCTGTGG AGGTTTGGACAACAAGTGTTCTGTGTACCCTCTGTCTCTGGACAAGAATGAGAACTTGGCTGCCAAGAAGAAGTCTGTGGCCATGCACACCAACTATCTGTCAGCATGCAGCTTTACGAACTCTGACATGCAG ATTCTGACATCGAGCGGAGATGGGACATGTGCCCTGTGGGATGTGGAGAGTGGGCAGCTGCTGCAGAGTTTCCATGGCCACGCTGCAGATGTCCTCTGCCTAGACTTGGCCCCCTCAGAGACAGGCAACACCTTTGTCTCAGGA GGCTGCGACAAGAAGGCCAATGTGTGGGACATGCGCTCAGGGCAGTGCATCCAGTCCTTTGAAACCCACGAATCAGACATCAACAGTGTCAG GTACTATCCCAGTGGAGATGCATTTGCATCTGGCTCAGATGATGCCACT tgtcgTCTTTTTGACCTCCGCGCAGATAGGGAAGTAGCGATCTATTCTAAAGACAGCATCATCTTTGGAGTGTCCAGTGTTGACTTCTCTCTCAGTG gTCGCCTTCTATTTGGTGGGTACAATGATTATACCATCAACGTGTGGGATGTGCTGAAAGGAACTAGAGTGTCAATCCTCTTCGGACATGAGAATCGTGTCAGCACCCTTCGTGTTTCCCCAGATGGAACAGCTTTCTGCTCTGGATCCTGGGACCATACTCTTAGG ATCTGGGCTTAA
- the LOC135255370 gene encoding guanine nucleotide-binding protein subunit beta-5 isoform X1 has product MFPEDAPNRLYQTLESEFVSEFHILNKLTGIACEIDYQLNIQNRKTMACQGLAPNETLTTLKTESDNLKTKLEEERAKLHDVELHQVAEKVEALGQFVMKTRRTLKGHGNKVLCMDWCKDKRRIVSSSQDGKVIVWDAFTTNKEHAVTMPCTWVMACAYAPSGCAVACGGLDNKCSVYPLSLDKNENLAAKKKSVAMHTNYLSACSFTNSDMQILTSSGDGTCALWDVESGQLLQSFHGHAADVLCLDLAPSETGNTFVSGGCDKKANVWDMRSGQCIQSFETHESDINSVRYYPSGDAFASGSDDATCRLFDLRADREVAIYSKDSIIFGVSSVDFSLSGRLLFGGYNDYTINVWDVLKGTRVSILFGHENRVSTLRVSPDGTAFCSGSWDHTLRIWA; this is encoded by the exons ATGTTCCCAGAAGATGCTCCTAATCGACTATATCAAACCCTAGAAAGTGAATTCGTTTCTGAATTTCATATACTCAACAAACTCACTGGAATTGCATGCGAAATTGATTATCAACTCAATATCCAAAATAGGAAAACT atgGCATGTCAGGGACTAGCGCCAAACGAGACCCTGACGACACTGAAAACGGAGTCGGATAACCTGAAGAcgaagctggaggaggagagagccaAACTACACGATGTTGAAC TGCATCAGGTGGCAGAGAAGGTGGAGGCGCTGGGACAATTTGTCATGAAAACAAGGCGAACGCTTAAGGGCCACGGAAATAAAGTTCTGTGCATGGATTGGTGCAAAGACAAACGAAGGATTGTCAGTTCCTCTCAG GATGGAAAAGTGATTGTATGGGATGCTTTCACAACGAATAAG GAACATGCAGTGACCATGCCCTGCACCTGGGTGATGGCATGTGCTTACGCCCCCTCTGGCTGTGCAGTGGCCTGTGG AGGTTTGGACAACAAGTGTTCTGTGTACCCTCTGTCTCTGGACAAGAATGAGAACTTGGCTGCCAAGAAGAAGTCTGTGGCCATGCACACCAACTATCTGTCAGCATGCAGCTTTACGAACTCTGACATGCAG ATTCTGACATCGAGCGGAGATGGGACATGTGCCCTGTGGGATGTGGAGAGTGGGCAGCTGCTGCAGAGTTTCCATGGCCACGCTGCAGATGTCCTCTGCCTAGACTTGGCCCCCTCAGAGACAGGCAACACCTTTGTCTCAGGA GGCTGCGACAAGAAGGCCAATGTGTGGGACATGCGCTCAGGGCAGTGCATCCAGTCCTTTGAAACCCACGAATCAGACATCAACAGTGTCAG GTACTATCCCAGTGGAGATGCATTTGCATCTGGCTCAGATGATGCCACT tgtcgTCTTTTTGACCTCCGCGCAGATAGGGAAGTAGCGATCTATTCTAAAGACAGCATCATCTTTGGAGTGTCCAGTGTTGACTTCTCTCTCAGTG gTCGCCTTCTATTTGGTGGGTACAATGATTATACCATCAACGTGTGGGATGTGCTGAAAGGAACTAGAGTGTCAATCCTCTTCGGACATGAGAATCGTGTCAGCACCCTTCGTGTTTCCCCAGATGGAACAGCTTTCTGCTCTGGATCCTGGGACCATACTCTTAGG ATCTGGGCTTAA